The genomic segment CCAATTAAACATAACTACCGAAATGATCTTTCCCATATGCCCTTAAAAAGCTCCTTGTCAATAATGATCCATTCATGTCTGCCCTGTTGCAGGTTATAAAATACGAGCAGTACCTCGACAATCCTCTGGCTCGTTTTCTGCTCAAAAAGGCGCTAACTAATCAGAGAATAGGACATTTCTTCTTTTGGCATCTCAAGTCAGTTCCTTGCCTTTCCACATCAGTTTGCTCAAATTGATGATGTGTAACCGGCGGTCTCGCCTCGCTTCCTTCTCCAAGGGCTGAAATGCACAACAAAACGGTGAGCCAAAGGTTCGGGCTGCTGTTGGAGGCGTACTGCCGGGCCTGCGGCATGTACCTCAAACACCTAAGCAGGCAGGTGGAGGCCATGGAGAAGCTCATCAATCTCACCGATATCCTCAAACAGGAGAAGAAGGATGAGACGCAGAAGGTGCCGCCCTTGTTCGGCGTCTTTCCCCTCGACGGGCCACACATGTTGACGTGCTTTTGTTGTTCTGCGTGCGTGTGAAGGTTCAGATGCGCTTCCTGGTTGACCAGATGAAAAGACCCGACTACATGGATGCGCTACAGAATTTCACCTCTCCTCTTAACCCCGCCCACCAATTGGGCAACCTGAGGTTAGGCCTGACACTTCCGTGCGAACGTGCCTGAAGGGAAGGCTGTGGGAAAAACGCAAGTTCGGTAATGCGCAGGTTGGAGGAATGCAGGATCATGTCATCGGCAAAAAGGCCGCTGTGGCTCAACTGGGAAAATCCAGACATCATGTCCGAGCTCCTCTTTCAAAACAATGAGATCATCTTCAAAAACGGAGACGGTAAAGCCACTCTCGTCACAGTCGTCCACATGCGGAATGGCCTCATTGGTCTCCCTTGTCCTTTTTGTGCCCTAGACCTGCGCCAAGATATGCTGACTTTGCAGATTATCAAAATCATGGAGAACATTTGGCAGAACCAGGGACTAGACCTACGGTACGAGCTCACTCCACCGCAATTTACCGTGGCTTCCTTCCCAGCTGGTCGTGCGAAGCTGGTCActtgcgttttttttccccctcagcaTGCTGCCCTACGGCTGCCTGTCGTTGGGAGACTGCGTAGGACTCATCGAGGTGGTTCGCAGCTCGCACACCATCATGCAGATCCAGTGCAAAGGTGGCTTGAAAGGGGCTTTGCAGTTCAACTCCAACACACTGCACCAGTGGCTcagagacaaaaacaaggGCGAGATGTAAGTCTGCCATTCTTCAACATCTTTTGGGGCCAGTTTCATTCACTTGGGACCATCGCTTCCTGCTTTTGACTTGCAGGTATGATATGGCCGTGGACCTTTTTACCAGGTCCTGTGCTGGCTACTGTGTAGCTACGTTTATTCTTGGAATTGGAGACCGGCACAACAGCAACATTATGGTCAAAGATGATGGGCAGGTAACCACATCAACGCACACATTTGTGTCATCGTGGAAATACAGATAAATACGTCAATTCAACACAGTTCCGTGGCATCAAGATGCCACAAAACGCTGCCAAAACGAAAATTGGCTTCGTTTTGAATCAGGCGGAGTTttggcgccctcttgtggcttGCCAACCTGAAGACCAATAAGCCATAAGATTGGAGCAAGTTTTGTCGCCACCAGGTGGCATTTTTATGAATAGGTCGGCATGCAAGTGAGAAAAGAAATCCCTTGGTATTGGTCTTGTGGTATGGCGTGTGTTTTAAGAACGCTTTTTAGTGAGCAAAATCTGAGAATTCAGCGAGGGGAGCACACCGTTGAAAAGATTACATCAGAGGATGAAAGCTGGCAAGAGAACGTGAGCAACGACTTTTTCCTCGATGCTTTGTGCTGTGCCGCAGTTATTTCATATCGATTTTGGACATTTCCTGGATCATAAGAAAAAGAAGTTTGGCTACAAGCGAGAGCGAGTGCCCTTCGTGTTGACGCAAGACTTCCTCATCGTCATCAGTAAAGGCTCCCAGGAGTGTGCCAAGACCAAAGAGTTTGAGAGGTATGATGCATTGCAGCTGCTATCAGCAAGCGTTGAGCCGCTTTCGGGAGTTTCATATCCTCATGTTGCCTTTAATGTCTTTTCAAGGAGTACACGCACCTCCGTGTTTGGTTTCTTTTCTGCCCTCCAGGTTCCAGGAGATGTGTTATAAAGCCTACCTGGCCATCCGACAGCATGCCAACCTCTTCATCAACCTCTTCTCCATGATGCTGGGCTCCGGCATGCCCGAGTTGCAGTCGTTTGATGACATCGCCTACATTCGGAAGACCTTGGCCCTGGAAAAAACAGAGCAGGTATCATTAACGGAGAACGTGCATGTTATTTTCCAGTTAGTTTCTTAAGAACCTGAAACCCAATTTGGGCACGATTTCCTGGTGATGCAGTCTTTGGTTGTGCCCTTTTGCAGGAGGCGTTGGACTATTTTATGAAACAGATGAATGACGCTCACCATGGCGGCTGGACCACCAAGATGGACTGGATTTTCCACACCATTCGACAGCATGCACTCAACTAAGCTGCAAACAAACAACGTTATTTATTCCCACCTCGTCTCTGTTGAGGTGGCAGCGATCGATCGATGCCTTTGTTTGGAGTCACGCCTCCTGGGAGAAatgcactatttttttgtaGAATGACACTGGAAAACCAACGGCCATTGCACTTAATGCTGAGGAGAACTCCCAAATGGTGAAAGGACTTCAAAACCATCGTCTTCATCCAGCTACCAATGTAGCCACCGGGTGTGTCTTGCTGCTTGATTAGCGTTGCTCCGTGGCCGGCCCCGCCCTCAAACCGTTTTCGTGGAAAACATTTCCTTGCCAGTGCCAAGAAGAAGACAGACAATAAAGCAACTAAATGATTGCTTTAAGGACCTGTTGTCACTTCGCCTTTAGTCTTCCACCATTTTTGTGGTGAAACTGCACCTGTAAAGCGGCACCTTTGCCAAACCTTCCTTGAGCCTCCAAGGTGTGTTGTTTGTCCCCCCCATCCTCCAACCCAcccggtggtggtggtgcacCTTGAGACTGATTGATGACTACTTTGGAAAGGTATGTACCAAACGAGTTTGAGTCACTTTCCTTTCAATTTGCTGGCATGATGATGATCTGTCCTCAGCATCTCAACGTAAGCAATGCGGTCGCCATATTTGTGGATTTGGGGGCAGGTTACagagtattgtttttttatgattattacagttgaaaatatttttcgaCATTtgagcagagcagatggccTGCCCGCCGTGTCTTTTTGTGGCTGTCATTAGTGCACTGATTGGAATGGAAAGGTGTTGACTGTTTGTGTTGTGATGCAAAACGGACTCTGTGGCCAGTTTACAAGTTTGGCGTTAGCAGGTGTCCAGAAGGTCAAAACATCACTCCACAATATCGCACGCTAAAGCCGAAAACTGTATGAGAACTCCATCTTGTTGAACTTGGCGGATTTGCCTGACATTTGCCATCTTACAGTTTGATTGTATTGAGGAAGTCAGCGTTGTTCTGTTGCGATGTGATGCGAGGCAAAGATGTGAAGTTCGGTCGCAGCATTAACAGTTGTAATGTTTTGAGTTGTGACAACAAACCACACGTGCGCTCACTATTTATCATGTGCTCAGatgcagtttttattttcttatttgttttgtaggtcAGTCAAAGTTCATCATGCAGTTaagcaaatgacatttttttttgcacattaaaCCTTGAAGCATTAAGCTGTGTGCTTGTACATGCAAAAGTTCCAATCCagctttttttgtgaatgtcaAACTGAGAGCGTTTGAATGTCCTTACCTGTCCCAAGTGGTGATACATCTGCGCGGGTTGCAGAACTTATTGGGCAGGTCCCACTTTGTCTTGGCACGCCAACTCAATGTCTTTCAAGGCATTTTCTTGTGGGGAGTTTGTCAAGTAGATGATACatttcacttttcatttttcaacataAGCCTCAAAATGACGTTTTCTTGCAGAGTATGCttgttgaaaatgaagaaaaaaaacaaccttttgATAGATAACTTTTTCCTTTCCTGTTATCTGATTTATCCCTCGTCAAAGTCTGAGTATCAAATTGACTGAATGGGTCGGATCTCGTCAACAAGTACTGAAGAACACCCAATGCAATACAGATGCACAACACACTAATGTGAAAGGGAAAATAAATCGTCGTAATGTTTTGATTGTGACTGTCCACCTGCTATGGTTGCGAATGTAACTTTTAATGTAGTTGAGCCTTTCAAATGAAGTGAGTGAGTGGCTTTCGAGGATGTGAAACACCTGCGACTTACATAACTCTGCTTGCTCCTGTTGAAATGCCTCAAAGGAAATGCAGATGCATTGATCATATGGTCATcagccttgtttttatatgcaGTGCTTATTGTACATGACATGCTGACAAAACCTTAGCCTCTACTATGAATgtccaatgtatttttttttctcacagccTATCTGCATGATTGGGTGAAGCTAAAGTGTGTCCTCTTTGCAAAGCACTCACACGTATTTCTAAACGACTGCCTTAAGTTTGCTTCCTTGACaggttcattttcacgttaaCATGTTTCGACGCTGAATTGTATTGTCGTGTTTTTGTGTGGCTGCCTGGTCACAGGGTAAAAAGAAGTGTTCCTGGATGGAATGATTGACCATCCATTTGAGTGTTCTGTGAAGATGTACAAATATACATTTGTTAAACATTCACcagactgtgtgtgtttttgcacaaAGTGTCAGCACAACAGAGGCCttggaataaaatatttccaatGGATAGTTATTCTGCCGTGTCAGCACTTTCAgaaaaaataactgaaatcAATTTCTATTCCATTagaaacacaaacagaagAAAGCAAGGTCGTACGACTTTTAATTTCTCTATATTGGCCAACTTGGTAATCTTAACATCTTTATGCCACGATTCTAACATGTGCTGTATTCACTTGTGTTGTATAAAATGTTTATCATTTAAATGTATGCAATAGCCTGATACTCTCATGTTAAATTGAAATCAAAACATCTCCTGATTCTACGTTTCCTCTGCTCTTTGTGGCATCGGAATATTTCTTCAGAATTGTCcaaaagcaggaaaaaggaaattatgATTTAATGAGGCGTTCACCCCAGAAGGTCTTCGTCACGAAGAGGCCTGATTGTGGGAGCTGGAGACGTACCATCCGGGTTGGGAGCGACAGGACGGATGGGGAGGAACGTCTTCCACGGCTTGGATGGGCAGTGGAAGGGGTCGTTGTTTGGACCTTCAGCCGTCGCAGCGGTCGGAGACGCGTCGGTCCCGTCCTCCTCCGatgattcttttttgtctGCAGCGATGGCGGGCTCTTCTAGCATAGCGTCCCTAAAGGGAGTCCAGCCGGGGGGCAGGCGTCGGCCCATGGCCTGAATCCACACAAAAGTGAATTGCGACCAATTAAGACCActcccaaaatatttttgcacatCACTAGCGACTGGAGGCCTACCCGAGGTGGGAGAGGACCTTCTTGGCATTCAATATTGGCCTGAGGGGCCACATGTCTCCACGGTGCCACATCCACCGTGGAACGGCAGTTAAAGACTTCCTGCAAGCAGAGAGAGCTTGTGAGGAAGCCAGTGTCACACGCAACAAGGACAAACATGGCGTGCACTCGCGTTTACCATCGTCTCGTCATCGTGCACGCACAAGTCGCTGAGTTCGCTGTGTTCGACTTTGGCGCAGGTGGTCCTCCTCACGTCAAATTCCAGTTTGAATCGGAAACCTGCCACCACCTGTTTggagaaaaacattgaaatacTTTCTTGCTCTGTCCCACCAAATGGGCGCAAACAGACGTCACCTGTCTGGTTGCTTGTCCGACGCTGTGAAGACTGAACAGGTGTGTGGAGTTGGAGACGGAGTTGAACTTGGAGATGGAAACTGACAGAGGAACCTTAATGTCCTCCGAGTTCTCGCCAATTTCCATCGGGCAACCCAGACAGGACGCACTTTCGGGCACAATATGGTCATCTGGAAAACCGTGgcaagaagacaaaaagatgTTTGAGAGGCTTGGCCACCATTCTTAGAGTGACGGTCATCGATaggcaaaatgatttttgttacctttttattttttaattttcacaaAAGTCAAGCGAGGTCATCCGTTTCTCTCACTGACAAATTCTTTTGacaatgcaaatgtttgtgttcCTTCTTGTAATGGATGTTATTGATTACTATGGCAAACACTCATCATTTGTAGTTAATCATTCAGCCTTTGAGAGTGACCACAAGATTTGCTCGTGCAATCgctttttttcaaagaatCACCTAAAAATGCTACAAACGTTCAGTGGTAGTTTCTGCTTCGTGCACAAAATGCGCACGGAGAAGAATTTTGGCACATCTAGTACGTTTTTGTCCGTTTCagagggcggccattttgccttgTGCtaccacttgctgtcgactgagaatgacatcacagtgccgTTGGACTCagagggcggccattttgccttgTGTTACCACTTGGTGTCGACTGAGAATGACATCACAGGGGCGTTGGACTCAGCTTGCGAACGTCCATGACTAACCCCGGTGCACACGTGATCCTTATGAGTTTATTGTGACATAACTCTTTATAAGTGCCGCTCGACTCCCTAATTGTGCTCCCTTTCTTTCAGTCTCATTTCACTATTCAAACACACGCAATGACGAATGACTCACCATGCAGACAGTGCACCTGTTCGGTGTGCTTTTCCGTCTCCGTCACCAGGACTGTGGCGTTGCATGGGAGCGGCTCCTAGAGGAAACAAATGCGAGATGCGCATAACGGGGCGAGCGGCGCTAAATACACACGAGACAGACTTCGCCATGCACAGTTATGAGTCCTCGATTGAAGTAAGCCTACAAAGAGCGAAACACCGACGAAATGTCATTACTTGACGCCCAAAAGGGTGATAGTTGCATTCTGTGTACGGTTTGGGACTTCCCGCCAGACAGTCGCTCGTCCTGCTGGAAAACTGCAGCGAGTACAAAGAATCCGAGCCGTGCTCTGActgcaaaaacatgcacagttGGGGGGGACAAAtggaaatttattttgaagcagtcatgatttattttggtgatcaaaagacaaaaaaaaaagaagctgctTTTTGCTCAATGATCACACTCTGAGGCTCTTTAAATAAAAGCGGAACCACTACAAAGTTCCTTATGAGAGCGAAGCAACTGCAAACCGTAGATAAGTTGCAGTGGTGTACTGAATGTTATCATGGCTCACCTTATCAATATATTAACTTCTTCAGGTACACATGTATTTGGATCATAAAGCGTCTTTACCTTGGTGGCCGTTAAAATCTGATACAGCGCCAACTTGTAGCTGGCGGTCAACCTGTCGTTGAAAGTGTGTAAAGCGCTGGTGACGGCCGCCTCAACAGACGGGTCATCGCAGAAGATCTGAGCGTCAGGCTGCACGTCCTTCAAGAGCAGAGCGGTGACAGTCAAAAACATCCGGCACTTCAAAACTCAGCAAAAATAGTTTAACTCTCGCATGTTCATACCTGGCCGCAAACAAAGCCCACCAGAAGCAATGTAGTCAGAGCCACCCCACTCTTCATCATTGTGCTCACTTGGTACTTCTCCACTCTGAGGCAAACGGGAGACAAAAGCCAACAATTCGGCCTAGGCTTGAAATGCAGAAGATCAAATCAGATCAATAAGACACAAGCTTAAAAAAAGTGGAGCGATCGAGTAATGTGCTGCCCTTACAGGAGGTTCACACGGGGTGCCGATACGATTGGACTCTTCACCCTGGAGTGGACGACTGAATCAAGTTTTCCTGAAAATGTTGCTGTGAGAAGGATGATGACTCACCCATCAACTCACAGGACAGGAGGGCAGACAGAATACACAAagtgctcacacacacacacacacacacacacacacacatacacacacaggctACAAGAGTcaatgtttgcttgtttgtttgacctGTTCAGTCAAAGTCAGAGAGACGGACGGCGTACGAGACACCGCAAACGTTCGTTGCTGACTTTAGACCagcgaatgtgtgtgtgtgcacatgtgtgtATAAttcac from the Syngnathus acus chromosome 4, fSynAcu1.2, whole genome shotgun sequence genome contains:
- the kng1 gene encoding kininogen-1 isoform X2, with translation MMKSGVALTTLLLVGFVCGQDVQPDAQIFCDDPSVEAAVTSALHTFNDRLTASYKLALYQILTATKSEHGSDSLYSLQFSSRTSDCLAGSPKPYTECNYHPFGRQEPLPCNATVLVTETEKHTEQVHCLHDDHIVPESASCLGCPMEIGENSEDIKVPLSVSISKFNSVSNSTHLFSLHSVGQATRQVVAGFRFKLEFDVRRTTCAKVEHSELSDLCVHDDETMEVFNCRSTVDVAPWRHVAPQANIECQEGPLPPRAMGRRLPPGWTPFRDAMLEEPAIAADKKESSEEDGTDASPTAATAEGPNNDPFHCPSKPWKTFLPIRPVAPNPDGTSPAPTIRPLRDEDLLG
- the kng1 gene encoding kininogen-1 isoform X1, whose protein sequence is MMKSGVALTTLLLVGFVCGQDVQPDAQIFCDDPSVEAAVTSALHTFNDRLTASYKLALYQILTATKSEHGSDSLYSLQFSSRTSDCLAGSPKPYTECNYHPFGRQEPLPCNATVLVTETEKHTEQVHCLHDDHIVPESASCLGCPMEIGENSEDIKVPLSVSISKFNSVSNSTHLFSLHSVGQATRQVVAGFRFKLEFDVRRTTCAKVEHSELSDLCVHDDETMEVFNCRSTVDVAPWRHVAPQANIECQEGPLPPWIQAMGRRLPPGWTPFRDAMLEEPAIAADKKESSEEDGTDASPTAATAEGPNNDPFHCPSKPWKTFLPIRPVAPNPDGTSPAPTIRPLRDEDLLG